ttcaccacctcattatccgtcctagtgtaactaaagttaaaTACCATATACTCCGTTTCCATTCCACTTAtattaaaaccttttgattccaaggttgatctccataactccaatttggcgttaatccccgcttttgtctcatccaccaaaacaatctcatcaacaaaaagcatacaccaaggaacctgaTCTTGAATgactctggttaaatcatctatgataagagaaaacaaataagggcttaaagcagATCCTTGACCCCCTGACAGTTCTTACACTAATCACCACACCATTAtgtatatctttaattatgtccacataattacttgaaacacttttctaggtcaataaagaccatatggagatccttcttgcaatctttccatgaatctcCTAAGTAAATAGATTCTGTCATAATCTTCCTGatataaaaccaaattagtTCTCTGtgatagtagtttcttgtctcaggaGAGAGTTATTGCTCTGtgatagtagtttcttgtcttagGCGAGTTTCAATAACTCTCTCTTCTATACTtccatagtatgactcattagtttcattacaactttgaatatcacccttatttttataaatcgaAAGCACGATGCTTCTCCCCaattcatctagcattttccttgtgctcataatcttattaaacaacttggttaaccaagataaaccacagaaTCTTAAgcttttccacacttctattgggaccctCTGGGCCTGATGTCTTGCCTACTTggatcctccttaaagcttcttttactttaaGCACCCAAATTTTTCGTATATATCTAAGATATTTGGTGTCTTGATGAGTAATGAACCATGTATAacatttgataattatgaaaCCTGGAACTATGCATGGAATGATTTGTTGAATACATCAGTATCATCAACATGGAACCCTGACTCTGACCCAATAAAGTCCGACATCTTCATGTAGTGATTCCAGCCGAGATTGGTGTTGTCCCCATTATTATTCTCCGCAAAGTGCCCATACGAGTCTTGGTGCATGTTGTTAAGCAGGTTTCTGGTTCAACACCGACATTTAGAACAAACACAAGCAGCTTGAGTTGGGAAAAACAGACTTCTTTGTGTCCTTCCTCTCCAAACACATTGAGAGATACTCAACCCCATTGAGAGAGCTCTGGGAGACGCTAATCCAAATATTACATTCCCCAATAGGGAAAACAGGGCTCATTTTCTTCTGGATTTTGATCATCTTTTTAAACAAACTGAATTATGAACCTTGCAAGTGAGCTTCCCACTCGATACATCCAAAACTGGACCGGCGACGACAACCAAGGACGATGACGAAGAAGACTGTAACTCATTATTGTCACGGGTGAAGGTAATGGATTCATTCAATATAAGGAGATCAACAACAATGAACAGTCTTTCAACAAACAACGACCATAACCTTAtcacaactaaatggggtcggctaaatGGATCCGGAGAGGCCATGATAGtcatagaaataagagaagtagaagggagtaaaaaggagtaaaagaaaataaaatagataaaataaaattactaaaggaaaaagtataagcagtagtcaaagtagcatcccaggaacatccaCCTACAAGGGGTTGACTACACCGGTCCCAGTCCTCCACACAACTCTAtccgcggtcatactaggatcgagccctaccacatgcatatactttcttaccacttctccaataatCATTCTAGGTcttgcccctacctcttttaggtCCTTCAAACTGAATCTAGGTACTtttccttactggtgcatccatgggtctccgttggacatgaccataccacctcaagcaactctcttggagcttgtcatggattggtgcaactcccaattcagTTCTAATACAAttattccttactctatctctcctggtcttgccgcacatcctcctcaacatcctcatctctgctaaactcatcttatctatattactcttcttaacggcccaacattccgccccatataTCATCATTGGTCTTATTATTGTCTTGTAGAATTTCCCTATAAGCCTAATAGGCATGTGTTTGTCACATAAGACTCCCAAtgtacctctccacttcatctatcctactttaattttgtgggaaacatcatcctcaacatcctcatcttcgctacactcatcttatctatattactcttcttaaggGCCCAACATTCTTGCCCATATATCATCGCTGGTCTTATTATTGTCTTGTAGAATTTCcctttaagcttaataggcatgcgtttgtcacataaaactcTTGATGCACCTcaccacttcatccatcctgcTTTAATTatgtgggaaacatcatcctctataccaccctctttgttaatggttgatcCCATgtatctaaagcattcactttgtgatagctctcgctcctcaagtttcaccacttcatcacctctcctggtttgactgCAATTAAAGTCTTTATTGAAGAGGAAACCAGCTTTGGGACCTAGAATTGTGGAAGAAGGGGTAAAGTCACACCGACCAGGAGATTTCTTCTTGCTTGAGAATCGATGCCACAAGTACCTCTGAATGGATTTGGCCTCGTCGAAGTGGTTAACAATGGTGCCCTGATAAATAGCAAAACAATCCCACTCAGGATCCATGATTTGGAGGTAGGTAGAGAAATAACCAGGGAGGGTTTAAGAGTCCCCTTTTGGGTATATGAGAAGAGAATAGTCATATCCACCAACCTCAATGTAATGGCTCCATAGTGCCCTAGCTTTCACTTTGGGGAAATTGATGACCGTCCATCTACAGACCACAAATGATCTCCACTGGCACTCCACAGAGACCGATTCTCAGCTGCCCCCTTCGTGGGACCTAGCGGTTTCTTCTGCAGTTAATATTGATAGAGAAACCATTTTCTCCGATGTCACTGATGATAATACCTTCGCCTAGTTGGTACCAAAGACGaaccaccagcaccaccactacCAGAATCTGATCTGCCTGCATAACTCAATCTTTCTCAAGCAAGAAGCACCATGCACATCATCATGATCAATCACTCTCTATCCTCTAACCCCATGAATCTTTGATCATTTTAGGCACTAAAGCCTATTTTATGTGAAATTACATCATTTACCCCTATGTGAAAAGTTAAAACCAATTGTGCTGAGAGGCAAAAAGTATGGTTACAAATTGGTTACAATAAGACGAAAAAGATTAGTatgtctttttatttatttattattttttgtatagGTTTGCTTGGCCTAGATAGTATAGAGGGCCTTCTTTTCTTCATCAATATAACTTTGATGATGGCTCCAAATATGGAGGAGGCTATCAGCCAAAATAAGAGTAAAAACTAGTGCACTAAACTTCAGATTTTACTTTTGGATTCAGAATAAACATGATTTAGTAAGTCAATCCTTCTTTTCCTATACcaacatacacacacacagggAGAACTACAACTACCATTATGAAGCCTGTATAAGTGATGGCCATGCTGTTTATTCTATATTGGGGAAACATCTGttctaccacctccaccattAGTCTTGCTAATCTTACTTGTTAGCCAATTTATGTGCATAGATGGTAATTCAATTTAGCTTCACAGCACAAAATGTCACCCAATACAAGGGAGTATTGAATAGGTTCAGCAACagacaagagaagaaatagaacaaTTAAACCAAAGAGTGCAGGTAAACAATCCTGAATATAAACTTTGACGAAAAAGATAAACAGAATACATAATGACAAGGAGAATTAAGAATTAGAGTCAGTGCCGAACCTCACTATGGGATGGGAATGAGTAATTTAATGAGTACTGTGGTGTTCAAGAGTCAGGCGGACCAGCCTCTGCATTGCCAACATAACAGTTAAAATAGAATtatagtacttttttttttgggcgagGGGAGGGAATCAAAAATTTAATGATGGCATGGTGAAAGCCTAAGCTTGACACCTCTGGCACCATGTACAACAAAAATTATCTGATTAGACACCAGAGATGCATGATGAATCTACAAATGTCTATTGACTACGACTGAAGATGTTCTATCAAAATCATACCTGTTGAGGGGACTCAAGGTCAGGAGAACTCTTAGAAAGTTCACTAAGTGCTTTACGGTTCGAATGGCACCGCATTACTTTTGCCAAAACCTGCAGTCAAGAAGGTAGAAAACTACAATATTATTGATAATGGAATAACTCCATGACCAAAAGTGCATCCCAAAATATTGACTCCTAGTTTTGTTAGCGTACCTTTAAATCTTCATCTTTCGTAAATGTCTTCAGAAATGCAGCCAATGTATCCACTGTCCTTCGTGCAGGATCACTTACGCTAGAACCGAACCTTTTATCATAGAAATTCAAAAACTCTTTCCAGCCCCCTTTGGCACCCTTCATACCATGTTTTTGGGTCCACCTCACAATTTCAGCGAGAACCTAACAACATTATAGTTGGTGAACATGAATTAAGATACGAAAAATGGTTGGGGAGgacatcaatttttttatttttttttttaaaaaagagtaaaaaagtGACCCTCTCCCAAGAAAATTTATAAATACCAACCAAAGAAACATTTTCATTACAGAATAAAAATGATAATAAGACGCATTATTGAGCTAAAACCACTAATAATTCATACATAGAATTAGTATTGCCCAAACAGGTGGTAAACAAAGTTCTAAATGCTAGACTTTTACGATCTAACACCATCAGATTTGAACAAACCAATTTTCAAATCTACATTGTGCAGCAATGGGAGCAGAATGGACAAAATTTCATCTTGGCGAGTTTATTAGACACGTAAAATATATACAAGTGAGAAGAGACCTGCAGTTCAAGGTCAAGGTTCGTAGGCTCATGCATACTAACTAGTATAGTGTTTTGCCCAGAGATTTCACATTTATGCTGATCCCAAAGTACCAAAATCCTGGTGCTTTACTTAGAAACCGTTTAATTTATCCAAAATGTAAAATTGAATATAGCCCATATATTCAATTTTGATAAGTAACAAGCAGAAACCTCACTATAAAATCCACCCCAAAAGGTCCGGAACTCCCAAAATGTGTAATTGAAGAACTGTAAACAAGCTAACTCACTCAGTATGTGAGAATACAAAGTAGTTACAAACATGGTCGAGAATCAGGATTAAACAATAAAGGCATCCTTTACTAACAGAGAGATGGCAGTTGGTCAGGATGGAATGGGAGCTTACCTCCTTTTCTGCAGCGTCAATCTTCTTGTCCATTGGCGACATGGTCGCGAGGCACTCTGTGAAACACACAGAGACAGAGGTTTTCGTAAGAGAAGCAAAGGAAGAGTGGGATTTTATCTCCTTTcaaggaaaactagggttttcatTGTTCGGTTTTACCCCAGAAACTCAGACCAAGTCCCTCAAGTTTCCGACACTTCTCGGATTGTTTCCCGCCGCATGggttagggaagaagagaagcacATGAAGCGACGAACACGGGTTTTAAGCCGATGGTTGGAATACAGGTTTAATGAGTCGACTCGACTTGTTGAAACTTCTTACTGGGGAGAGTCACTAACGAGTCAGGCCGAgtcaaataattttaaaatagtCTAGAATAAATATTAACAATTTGGAAATAAAGGCGAAGGACCTAATTTTCCTTAAGCCAAGGTGAAGGAGGAAATCCTTCACGATGGCCATCATGCACTTGCGGATCACGATCGTCTCTAGGGAGTAGGGAACGCTCAAGGCACTGTCAGCTGTTGGGCTATGtagcacacatccctaggcatgcaccgagatgtgtgcgacatagctcaaccgctggatgccccctggcagcactctgggcgcacgcctccctggagacgagctaaattgtGCACTTGCATGAGTGCCTAGGATCATTGAAGGGCATTTTAGACCTCTAAAACATATAAGAGAACAATGATGATCATATAGATTCATAGATAAACCATTCATcataggtgaaggaaaacttcccCCTTCACTTTAAGTCATGGAGTCTCGTAAAACTTAGTTTGCCTACTAATTAAGCGGAAGAAGCATATGGTATGTTACACTTTTGAGTCTCACATTGGTTGCCTTAGTGACTTGACATGTGCTCATAACACTTTGGGCTCTCCCTCCTCTCAAGCTAGCTTTTGTGCTGGGCTCTATGATCCATTAAGATGTTTTCCCATCTATCAAGCAGTCAAAGAACAAATAACTCTAGATTTCTTAGATCCGCGGGCCAACATACTTTCATCCAATCTACCCTTTTTTGCTATACCTCAATTTTATGTCTTGCTTCCACCTCCCTCATCCGAGCATTCAATAATCCGGATCAGAGTAGTAGAGATTTCTTTTGGAGCTTTAGAGATAAGAAATTGGTTCCAATTGTTACTTGGTCTTCCATTTGTAAGCCTAGAAACTTAGTAGGATTGAACTCAGAACGGTCCCCATTCATATGAACAAGGCCCTACTAGCTAAAAAAGTTTGGAAACTCCtcaaataattatcacctccaatttgtgggcacctccaatttctctaataggggggagtgaaCCCCActttgggcagtgttttcgggcaggggatagggtggtcatttctgcccccatgtgaggaattagaggaattggaaagggcagcgaattggagggaatAACGATTCAAACTCCTCAACCCATCTTCGTCTCTTTCAAGGGAAACAAATGaaggctaaaaaaaaaaaaggggacgGGTATTCAGCTTGCAAAGCTACAAGGGTTGACAATTGTAAAACCaacatttcttctttctttttcttttttgtggtaAAAAGGGATTTTATTGAAGTGGGCAAGAGGAGCTCAAGACATCCTGATTACAAATATCAAGAAGCCAAGGAGAGGAAGTTGGCCAAACCGTCATACTTGCCAAAGACAAGGCCATCCTAGTTAGAGAATGTGCAGCAAAGTTAGCACCTCTAGAAACATGAACAAAAGTATAATAGGGGATACTTGAGGCTATATGTGCAATATCCTCCACGATACTAGCCACTGATAACGGAGGATGGGAGTTAACACCATTCAGGAAAGTCACCATCTCAAAATTATCAGACTCAACCTCCACTTGATGATGCCCCGCATCTGCAGCTGCACTAACACCTTTGAGAATCGCTAAAGCCTCACCAATAAGAGCTTCATCAAACACAAGGGGTTCTGAGACTGCCATAGATGGAATACCCAAGTGATTTCGTATGATGAATCCCACCCCACCCATAATAGAATCTCTTGGGAGAGCCGCATCGCAATTCAGTTTCAAAGTGCCAGCTGAAGGAGATTTCCATTTCGGAGTAGGGGATGTCTCCACATAGCCGAGCGCTGGACCAGTATTTAAGACCTTGCCATTCTCAATGTCCATGAAATCGTTAAAGGCTTGTTGGGCCTTGGAGAAGACTTCAACCGGTGAGAGCTCCTTGTGGTTCAAAATCAACTCGTTCCTCGCTAGCCAAAGGGACCAGCACACAACGGAGAAGAGACTTAACACTTCAGCACTGCTCTTCTTAGAGGGAAAACCAAACCGATCCCACGCTTGCAATAAGTTCTCGGGCCGAGGAGGGGCATTGCTTGGGACGATGAAAGTCAAATCGCTGCCGAACCAAGTAGCTCTAGCAAAGGGGCAGTCTAGGAGAATGTGGTTGCAGGATTCCATCTCTGCCCCACACCTAGGACAACCAAGATCGATGGGAATGTTGCGTTTTTTTAGGTTTTCGCCAGTAGCAAGGCCTTGAGCGCAACATTTTCATAGAAAATACCTTATCTTGGGAAGAGTCTTGCAATTTCAAATTAGCTTCCAGACTTTAGGGGGAATCTCTTGCCATTCTTTCCTGCGGGAAGAAGAGGCCTCGGCTTCTGTTAGGATATCTCTTTGGTTAGATAGAAGGTGATACGCTGTTTTCACCAAGAAAATCCCATTTCGAGATCCTCCCCAAACAAGGCAATCCTCTCGAAGAATTAAATTGAGTCTGATCTTCAAAATTGCCTCACGATCGACCTGGCCAAAGAAAGCATTCAAAAGATCCATTCTCCAAGCTCTGTTAATAGGATCGATAAGGTCACTGACTTTCTGAAGATCACAAAGGAGAGGTTTAGGCCCTTGGATTTTAAAATTGGGATGAGAAGGTACCCAATTACTTCCCCAAATGTCGATCCTCTCTCCATCACCAATCCTCCATAGAAGACCATTCTCTAGCACTTTCCTGCCTGCCAATATGctcctccaaacccaagaaggactactaccaactggaGCTTTAAGAAAATCGCCATGGAGAAAGTAAATCGCCTACATAAATCGAGCCCAAAAAGAATCTTGGTTATCCCATTACCTCCAAGCTACCTTAGAAAGGAGAGCTCGGTTGTGAAGAATAGGGTCCCTAAACCCAAGCCCTCCCTTCTCTTTGGATCGACACAAACGGGTCCAAGAGATCCAGTGCATTTTCCTTTCCTGCTCCTTTTGGCCCCAGAAAAAATTTAACATAGCCTTTCGGACAGTATTATGATGAGAAGCAAGAAGGGTAAAGTGAGAGGCTGCAACGGTAGATAGAGAAGAAGCCACTGATTTAATCAAAATCTCTTTTCTTGCTGGTGATAGAAGTTGGTGTTTCCAACCTTGAACTCTTCTGTTAGTTTTATCGGCCAACTCTTTAAACACCTCTGATTTGGACACCCCAATTTCAGATGGCAACCCCAAGTATTTTGATGGCCCATTCCCATAAGGAATCTTAAGAGTACGGGAAATCCACCTTTTTAATCGATTGGGAGTGTTAGGGCTGAAGGTGAGACAAGATTTCTTAAGATTGATCTGTTGGCCACTGGCTTTGCAATACAGCTCCAAGCATGCAATAAGATGATCAACGTTATGCAGTTTAACCTCAGAAAACAAGAGACAGTCATCAGCAAATAGAAGGTGAGTGACTTCAGGGGCCCGATTCTTCACTTGGATGCCATGAATGAGATTGCCTTCTTCTGCTGCCCCAACAATAGAACTGAACACCTGAGAGCAcaagatgaaaaataaaaggggataGGGGATCTCCCTGCCGAATACCTCTAGTAGGAAAGAAGGACCCCCTCACTGCCCCATTCACCAACAAAGAGTACGAGACAGAAGTGATACATTCCATTACAATATTAACACATTGATTACAAAAGCCCAATCCGGTGAGTGCTTCTCTAATAAAATCGTTTCTAGCCTATCATAAGCCTTTTTCATATCAAGCTTAATGCTCATGTatctcttctttgattttttttctattcttaatGTAATGAAAAAGTTCATGGGCAATAAAAATATTATCCGAGATCAGACGATCTGGGACAAAGGCAGATTGAAAAGGAGAAATAATACCACTGAGGCCCAATTTTAATCTATCAGCAAGAATTTTAGAGATTACCTTCACCACGACTCCACAAAGGCTGATGGGGCGAAATTGTTCTGCTTGCTCTGGAGATGGAGATTTTGGAATGAGGCAAATGAAAGTCTTGTTGAGGTCTCTCGGTAAGGAACCTGAACTGAAGAACTCAGTAACACAGTGATGAATATCCTCCTTAGTCAAATTccataatttttgaaaaaatagagGGGGAAATCCATCAGGTCCGGGGGATTTTAGGGGACCCATAGAAGATAGAGCTGCCGAAGTTTCCTCCATAGTAGGTGTGACACAAAGAGTTACGTTCAAGTCCTCCGACACCACCGGCTGAACATAGGAAAAGGCTTGATCGAGGCTACCCGTTTCCACTCCTTGAGAAGAAACTGCTTCTTTAAAGTGAGAGATAAGCTCCGAAAAGGACTTCATCTTCCGAAATGGTCCACTCGCCAGAGGCTTTCCTCAATTTAAGAATGCGATTCCGTTGCCGCCTTGTGATAGTTGATGCATGGAAAAAGGCCGAATTCTTGTCACCACTTTGAATCCAATCCACTCTTGATTTTTTATGCCACATCATTTCTTCTTTAGCTAGCTCCTCTTCTAACTCCCTTGAAATAGAATCAACCGAGTCCTGACAATAGTCACCTGGCAGCTGACTTTGCATTTGCTCCAACTTAGCCTTCAAGGCTTTAATTTTAGATTGAACATGCCCCAAAGTATCCTTATTCCACTTCTTCAAGGCAGTTTCACAATTCTTAGATTTAAGCATCACAGGAGGAACATTATCTTGGTAAGGAGTTGTAGTCCAAGCTTGACTCGCTACTTCTTTGCAACCAGGGTGCCGAAGCCACATAGCCTCAAATCTAAATGGGCGAGGACCACCCGATTTACCACCATCGGTGTCCACAAGGAGAGGATTATGGTCAGAGCAAAAGGCTGGGTGAATAAAAACTATGGCGTCAACGAATAAGGTTCTCCATTCGGGATTGGCTAGGGCCCGATCAAGTCTGATTCTGATATTCGAGTCACCCTTCCTCCTATTGGTCCAAGTGAACTTGGGACCATTTGAACCTAAATCCATGAGGCTGCACCGATCCATCATATCATGGAATTGATCCAAATCTCTCCCTCCCTGATGGTTACCCCTTGATTTCTCATGCCATCCCAAATAAGAATTAAAATCCCCTACACAAATCCAAGGTTCTCGCCTAGATTCGCCAAGAGATATAAGCCGATCCCACACAAGATGTCTCTGATTCCTGACGGGATCACCATAgacacaagaaagaagaaacttacTTCCTTGATTAGTTGAAACCATTGTGCCCAGAATTCTTTTGGATGCAAATATCACTTGAATCGAAATATGCTGCTGCCATAATATCGCCAATCCTCCCGAGGCCCCATTGGAATTCACAGTATAACAACCAAAAAACTTCAACCTTCTCTTCAGCTTCTCCATTCTATTTTCTTGGCTTTTGGTTTCTATTAAGAACAGAATATCAGGAGACTCTGAATTGGAGAGATTTCTTAAAGCT
The Telopea speciosissima isolate NSW1024214 ecotype Mountain lineage unplaced genomic scaffold, Tspe_v1 Tspe_v1.0196, whole genome shotgun sequence DNA segment above includes these coding regions:
- the LOC122647837 gene encoding uncharacterized protein LOC122647837; this encodes MESCNHILLDCPFARATWFGSDLTFIVPSNAPPRPENLLQAWDRFGFPSKKSSAEVLSLFSVVCWSLWLARNELILNHKELSPVEVFSKAQQAFNDFMDIENGKVLNTGPALGYVETSPTPKWKSPSAGTLKLNCDAALPRDSIMGGVGFIIRNHLGIPSMAVSEPLVFDEALIGEALAILKGVSAAADAGHHQVEVESDNFEMVTFLNGVNSHPPLSVASIVEDIAHIASSIPYYTFVHVSRGANFAAHSLTRMALSLASMTVWPTSSPWLLDICNQDVLSSSCPLQ